Genomic segment of Flavobacteriales bacterium:
AGATTCTATCATTAAAAATAGTTTGATTCAAAAAGAAACTACCATTCTTCAAGCGATACTTAGAGACTCTATGATAGGTAATTTTGTGGAATTCAAAGGAGGATCCGACAAAGTGAGTATTGGTGATTATAGTAGAATGATCAATGACTAAAGAAGCCTTATATCATATATTTAGACCTTTGTCCAATTCTTTTGGCAAAGGTCTTCTTGTATATTTACTATTGGGCGTAAGTACCCCATCTTTTTCACAAAAAACAACTTTCAAGTCTCAAAAAGACAAAATAAATTTTGAAAATCAGTTTTTTGCTTCATTAGATCACAAAGTAAAAGGTGACCTAGAAGAAAGAGAAACTATACTAAAAACTGCTTCTGAGCAATTTTCTGAAATGGCTGTTATCGATTTTGAGTTATCCAAACTTAATATCTCAAAAAATGATTTTGGGAAAGCTCTAGAATACGCAGAAAAAGCCGAAAAAAAAGAAGCAAAAAATATTTGGTACAAAATTCATTTGGCAGATTTATACAACCATGAATATCTCTACTCCAAAGAAGAAAAGCTTAGAGAGCAAATTGTACATAAATTCCCCCAAAGCACTTTACACTTAGGGAATTATATAGAATGTTTAAAACTCAATAAGAAATATCAAAAAGCCATTGAGCAAATCAAAATCTTTGAAGAAAATTTTGGGCAAGATTTATTAACTACCAAAGAGAAAGTAAGCCTTTACAAAACTTTAGGTAAAGAAGACAAAGCATTAGAATCTATAGAAAAATTAGTCTCAAAAATACCCAACAACACAGAGTACCAAAGCTTTTTAGCCGATTATTACTTTAAACTAGGAAAGCTTGAACAAGCTAAAAATATTTTTGAAAACATTCTTAAACAAAACCCCGAAAACGGTAATGCAGCACTCGGACTTTTTCGATATTATTACAACAAAAAAGAAATTGAAAATACCGATAAATATTTATTACAAGCAATCAAGTCTAAAGAACTCAACGAACAGGAACGAAACACGGTAATTGAATACTACCGTCATGCCGTACAAAAGGGTACAAAAAGCAATAAAGAATTTCAAACCATTGTTAATATATTCTTAGAACAATCTCCAGAAAACTTCACATTGTATGAGTTGAAAGGAGACTTAATGAAAAATGTTTCCGAAAAAAATCATTGGTATAAAAAGGCCCTTGAAAAAGAGGAAAACATCAATCTATATGGCAAAGTAATTATCTCAAACCTCGTGGAATTTGAGCTTCAAGAAGCCTATGACTTTTCTCAAAAGGCAATAGAGAGTTACTCTTATGTCCCTAATACCTATTTATGGAAAGCACTTGCATGTCAAGGTTTAGAAAAAAACAACGAAGGTTTAAACACTCTAATAGAAGGTCTCGATTTCATTACCGATGAAACCGATATTGCTTTCAGGATGCATAGCTTAGCGGCTGAATTGGCAAGTATTCTATCAAAAAATAAAATAGTGTTATCTCATTATGAGCAAGCATTAGCGCTTAAACCCAATGATGCAACAACACTCAATAATTATAGTTATTTCCTTGCCCAAAACAACCAAGAGCTAAACAAAGCACTCAAGTTGATTGAGAAAGCTTTAGAATCACACAAAATTAGTCCTTCTTTTCTAGACACTTACGGTTATGTTTTCTATAAAATGGGAAAAAAAGAAAAAGCTTTGGAGCAATTTTTGAATGCCAAGAAGGCGAAAAGAGCGTTTGATTTTGATATTGAAATTCAAATAGCCAATTGTTATATTGATTTACAGAAAACTGCCGAAGCTAAAAAACAGTTGAATTTCATGAAGGAAAATACCGAAAACGCGCACCAACTCGCAGAAATTGAGCAAAAAATAAAGAACCTATGATTTTTACCAAAAGAATATTTTATCTCATGAGCTTGCTGTCTCTTCTAGCTTTTGAGTCTTGTAATATTTTTAAATCCAAAGAAAAAAAAGAGAGAGAAAAGATTTATGTGAAATTTGAGGAACTCAACAAAAAACTTACGGAAAACCACAAAGCATTCAAAACCTTAGAAATAAAAGGAAAACTTGTGGCAAAAAAACCTATAGGGATTACGCTAAGACAAACAATGAGAATTCAAAACAATGAGAAGATTTGGATCTCAGCTACCTTTTTAGGTATGGAGGTTTTACGTGCCAAAATTGATCAAAAGGAAATATCTCTTTTAGATAAAAAGAATAAAAAAAATTATGTGTTGAATTTTGAAAAATGGAATAAAAAATACCATACAAATTATAATATTCAGCATTTTCAAAAACTCATTCTAGGTCAGATATTAAACCCTATTTCGAAGAATAGCTCTTATGAAATAAACGATAATTCTTTCAAAATATCTCAAGCAAATGAGCACTTAAAAATGACTTATTTCATTGAGAATGCGATTTTGAATTCACAAAGTTTTGCAGATTTTAAGGGTAAAATGAGTGCGAGTTTCCAATATTCTGATAACTTTATCGAAGGTTTTATTCCAGAAGAGAGTTTATTTGAGTTACAAACCAAAAGTATTTATAAAGGAAGCCTTGTCTCTCAAAGTGTTAAAGTAGATTCTGAAATTAGTATGCCTTTTAAAGTAAGTTCTAAATATGAAAAGATTGAGTTATAAATTATTGACACTTGTCTTGGCAATTTTGCTAAATAGTTCTTGGGCAATTGGGCAAAATAAACAAAGCTTAAAAAACGAACTGCAATCTATTCAAAAAGAACTGACTAGAATAAACAAACAACTTAAAGAAAACAAAAAAGAAAGGAGAAGTTTTGAGCAAAATTTAAAACTCATCAAAGATAAAGTTGGCTACCGAAAAAAACTGATAAACACCATTGTAAAAGAACTTTCGGTGTTAGAATATCAAATAAAAACCAAAGAAAAAAATATTAAAACTTCAAAACAAAGTCTTGATGTTTTAAAAAAAGATTTTGCAACAACACTACAAAGTCTTCAGAAACAAAGTAAGAATTCAAATAATTGGGTTTTTATATTTAATTCAAAAAATCTACAAGATGCCTATAAAAGATATTATTATCTAAAACAATATGGTGATTATCGTAAAAACCAGAAAAAGGCATTGATTGAAGAACAAAATAAACTACAGCAAAAAATCTTGGTGCTTAACAAAAAAGTAAATGAAAAAGAAGCATTAAAAGAGAAAAACCAACAAGCTAAACAAGAGTTAGTATCAGATCAAAAAGAGCTTAACAAATTACTCTCTAAAAATAAAAAGCAAGAACAAGATCTATATGCTCAGTATCTCAAAAAGAAAAAACAAAGAGATAGTTTAAATAAAAAAATTAGGGAAATAATAGCAGCAGAACGTGCTAAAAGAAAGAAAAAGCCTAAGAAATCGGGAAAAAAGGCCGTGGACTATTTAGATCTACCCGAAACAAAACTGGTTTCATCAAGGTTTGAAAAAAACAAAGGAATTCTGCCCTGGCCTGTTAGTAAAGGTAGAATCAAAAATAGATTTGGAAAACATCGTCATCCTACGCTCCCCAATATCTTTCAAACCTTCAACGGGATCGAAATAAGCACAAACGAAAAAGAATCCGTAAAGAGTGTTTTTGGCGGAAAAGTGAGCTCGGTAATCGTGCTACCCAACGGAACAAAAGGTGTAATTATCAGACATGGAAAATATGTTACGATCTATGCAAACCTAAAAGATACCTCTGTTAAAAGAGGACAAAAAGTAAAAGCAAGACAAATCATAGGAAGTGTATTTGGGACAAAAGCACAAGAAGCTGTTTTAAATTTCCAAATATGGAAAGAAAACAAAAAAGGTGAAACTAAAGTAAACCCAGAACACTGGCTCAAGAAAAAGTAATATGTGGTTAAGAAATCTTGTAAATATCATCAAAGAAGCTTTTAATTTTGCAACTTATTCCTTAATTGCTCACAAATTAAGAACTTCACTATCTTTATTCGGTATAATTATCGGAATATTTTCGGTGGTAATCATATTTGCAATTGTAGATTCTTTAGAGCGAAATATTCAAAATGATATAGAGCAAATAGGTAAAGATGTCATTTTTGTAAAGAAAATGAGTTTTTTTGACATCAAAACAAGAGCCGACTTTATTAAGCAAAAAGGGAGGCCTGCACTTTCTATTTCAGAAGCAAAAAAATTGGAAAAGCTCTGCACATCTGTGGAAGCCATTTCTTTTCTAGCTGGAGAAGAAGGAATTACTATTAAAACGCCAAAAACGTCTGTAGAAAATGTGGTCGTTATGGGCGTTACCCAAAATTTTTCTCAAACAAGTACAATCAATGTTGAAGAAGGTAGATATTTCTCAGAACTAGAACAAAACACTGCTGGAAATGTTGCCATTATTTCCAAAGAAATAAGTGATATTTTATATCCTATTAGAGGAGCTCTCAGCCAAGAAGTACACTATCGAGGAAAAAAATATACCATCATTGGAATCCTTAAAAGACAAGGAAAATCTATGTTCAATCAAAACGGGGGTTCTATGCTGTATTTACCAGCAAAAACACTTGGAAAAATTATCAACCTAGAGTCTGATCGTTTTGATGCCTCTTATATTGCAAAACCAAAAGAAGGTGTTAGTTTAACGCTATTAAAATCTGAAATAGAACAAAAATATCGTTCTATCCGAAAATTAAAACCCTACCAAAAGAATAATTTTTCGACGATTTCTTCGGAAATGATTCAGGAAATGATCGGGCCTGTATTTGCAATCATGAACTCTGTGGGTGGAATTATTGGATTATTTGCACTTTTAGTAGGAACCTTTGGGATTTCTAATATTATGTCGGTGTCAGTAAAAGAACGTACAGGTGAAATAGGAATTCAAAAGGCATTGGGAGCCCCAAAGATTTATATATTAATACAGTTTTTATTTGAATCTATTATTCTCAGTTTCCTTGGAGGTGTGCTCTCTCTCCTATTTGTTCAGCTTGTATTCAATTACTCAAATAATCATCTTGATATTCCATTTAATTTAATCCTAAGTAACAATAATGTTTACCTTGGAATAATAATCTCGTTAATTGTAGGTGTTTTATCAGGTGTTTTTCCTGCGGCAAAGGCCGCTAATATGCACCCTGTGAAAGCCATTGCTTCAAAATAAAAATTCGATACTTTTTTCGATCTCCATTTCGAGGGTTTTGTACAACTAATATCTTTTATAAAAAATAAAGTTTCCTTATCAATTTCTTCATATAGCATTCTTTAACATTTATATTCCATTATTTTTTACATAAATTTGAGGATTATTAATCAAAAAGAACGAAAAGATGAAAAAACTTTTATTAACTATGTTTGCCATGGTATCTATGGTAACTTTTGCTCAAAAAGATGTGGAAGTAATTATGTTTTCACCTACAGGTAACACAACGTATAATGTAGGAGATACAATCCTAATGCGTGGTGGAGTAATCAATACAGGTACTGTAGATTTAGACACTAATACTGTATTTAACTACGGTTTAGAAATGGGACCTTACTACTTTAACATTGGACAAAACAACACAAGATATAGAAATGTACGTTTTGCAAATACTTTGACAGTAGGTGATACATTTGCTTTACCAGCTCATTTTGTAATTGCAGATCAAAATATTGCTGATAGTGTAAGCGTTCACTGGCAAATTTGTAAAGATGTTGTATTATTTGAGCTTGTTCAACCAGTAGATACTCTTGCAAGAATCACTGAAACAGATAACAACAATAACAAAGCTTGTTCTAAACTTTACAATGTAGAAGTAAGCGAAGTTTACTATGCACAAGTAGATGTTTACCCAAATCCAGTACAAGATGTATTGAATATCAACATCACAAACGATGCTGCTATTCTTGAGATCAGCGATATGTCTGGTAGAGTTGTAAAAACTGTAGATGTTGTAAACGGAGTAAACCAAGTAGATGTTTCTGAGTTAGCTTCTGGAAACTATGTATTTACTTTGAATGCCAACTACAGAATTATGGCAAGAGGTAAATTCTCGAAATAATTTTTGATAGAAATTAAGTCATAATTTCTATTTATTCCATATAAATCCCTTAATTCAAAAAGAATTAAGGGATTTTTTTTATTCTAAAAAATCAACTATTTTTGCTAGAACCAACCAAGAAGATAATGAAAATTAGTAGCTCTAGTATTCCTAGCTGTGATAATTGCAAGCACAAAAAACACTCAGTATTTGCAGACTTACGAAAAGATGAGGTAGATCAACTCTCAACTATTAAATCATGTGGTTTTTATAAAAAAGGACAGATTCTATTTCAAGAGGAAAGCCGAATACCTGGAGTTTATTGTATTCATAATGGAAAAGTAAAGTTATCCAGAATAGGTGTAGAAGGTAAAGAACAAATTATCCGATTTGCAAAAACATCGGATATGATTGGTTATAAATCTATGCTTTGTGATGAGCCACTTTCTGTGACAGCCACAGCCTTAGATGACACCTCGGTATGCTTTATCCCTAAAAGCTTTATTTTCAATACTATTGCGAGTAATAATATGTTTTCGAGGAAAATTATGGAAATTGCTTGTCATGAAATAGGTGAAGCCAATAAAATCATAACAAACTTAGCTCAAAAAACCGTTAGAGAACGCTTAGCTGAAGTTTTATTGATATTAGAAGCGACCTTTGGAAACAATGAAGAAAACTATCTTGATATTAAATTAACAAGAGAAGAAATTGCCAGCTTTGTGGGTACAGCTACAGAATCTGTCATACGCTTGTTATCAGAACTCAAGAAAGATGAAATAATAGAATTAAAAGGGAAAAATATCCGAATTCTAAAGCCGAACAAGCTCGCTAGAATCGGAAATGTTTACGATTAATTTTTTAGACACTTGATATTCTGGAATCCAAACAACGTTTGGATTTTTTTCTGCCCAATATTCTGCTAAATATTCTTGCTCTGTTTGTCCAGGTGTTGGAATCAGAATAATTTTTTTCTGTTTTAAAAATGGATAAATATCCATAAGACTTGAATATCCACTTCGGCAAATTATTATATCAGAATTTGTCAATTCAGCTGCCAATTCATCAGCATTCATAAAAGCATGATACTGGATTTTAGAACTTTTTACTTGATTCTTCTTAGACTTCTTTGATTTACCTACTTTTCCTCCTGCTACAACAATTGTATCAATTTCGTTTAAAAGTTCTTCATTATCCATTACCTTCAGAACTCTTTTTTCAAAACGAGTCCGCTTAGGTTCGTTTCCAGATATCAATACAAAAATACGTTTCCCCTCTTTTTTAGGAATCGATACTTCTTTTTGATTGAGATGAGACAAAGGCCCTATATAATTAATCTTTAGGTGTGGAAAGTGACCATGTGTTAGATATCCTCCTAAAGAGGTCTGTTCCTCTTTAAAATCTGGCACCCATAATTCATCAAAATATTCCCTTAAATATTTTTGATGAATCCCATTAACAACTCGATCAATTAGTCGCCACTTTGTAGAGATATTCACTTGATGAATAAGCATATTAGACGGAACACCTTGAAGCCAAATTCCATAACGATTGTCTGAAATTATCTTTGAAAATTGTAACTGCTTATTTAAAGCTTTTAAACTTCTATGCTCGTTATAAACTGTTTTTACAATACGTGGGAATTGAAATACTATAGACAACCAAACTGGAAAATTTTTATGGTATCTAATTTGATAATCGGGTAAGTCTATAAAAGGAATATCTGGAAAACGATTTAAAAGAAATTCCAAAGCAACTCCAGAAGAGGCTATGATGACTTCTTGGTTTTTATTTTCCAGTTCTTTTTCAATTATCGGGACGCAACGAGTTGCGTGACCTAAGCCCCAGTTTAAAGATGCGATTAATGTTCTTTCCATAGTATTATTGCTTACGCTAGACTATAAAGCAATGCTATTAGTCCAACGATAAGGCAATATACAGAAAAATAAACTAACTTACTATTCTTAACAAGCTTTATCATCCAATTACAAGCCAACAGACCTGTAAAAAAGGCGGCTATAAATCCTACGCCCAAATAAGCATAATCTACCTCTATATGAGAAGAGTTTAAATCAAGTGCTTTTTTTAACATCGCACCTAGAATTAAAGGAATTACCATCAAGAAGGAGAATCTTGCAGCTTTTGCTCTGTCATTTCCTAATAATACAGAAGTAGAAATGGTTGCACCAGATCTCGATATTCCGGGTAAAATTGCAATCGCTTGAGAAACGCCAATAATTATTGCATCTTTGGTAGATACTGGTTTCCCCGTATCTTTAGCTTTATCTGCAAAATAAAGAAGTACAGCAGTTATTATCAGCATAAGACCAATGAGAGGAAGGTTTCCTGCAAAGGCTTTATCAAAATATTCTTCTAAAAACACTCCAACACTTGCTGCTGGAATCATAGATAAGACTACTTTCAAAGAAAATTGAAAAGATTCATTGTTTTCAAATTTTAGGAGTCCTTTAAAAATATCCAAAATATCTTTTCTAAAAACGACTACTGTTGAAAGAGCCGTTGCAAAATGCAAGATAATGGTGAATAATAAGTTTTTGTCTTCGTCTAATGTGGTTCCAAAAATTGCCTTTGCAAGTTCTATATGACCACTTGATGAAACAGGTAAAAACTCTGTTAACCCTTGAATAATTCCAAGGATAATTGCTTCCAATAATTCCATTGAAAATTATTTCTTATTGTCAAAATTTTTCAGAACAGCTACTACTTTCACAACCAATCCTACAAGGATAATAATAGGCGCCAAAGTGATTCTTCGGAAACTAAAAATATCTTCATTAAAAGACACTCCGTCTTCTGATCCACCTCCGATCATTAGGATGAACCCTATGGCTGTGATAATAAGTCCTAAAAATAATAATTGATAATTTCTTTTTCCAAATAATGGGGTGTTATTTTCTTGGTTTTCCATTTTAGAATGTGTTTTTGTTTAAAGATAAAGTTCAGATAATTTTGCATGCAAATACTTGCGTACTGCAAAAAAAGAACTGACTAAAAATAATAAAGTTCCGAATACAAAGATAACAGAAGCACTCAGTAGAAATTGGTTAATATTCGATAAAAAAGTGAAACTCGGTACTTGTTTATTGATATATTCAAGTGTCAAATATCCTAGTCCGATAGCCAAAAGTGCTGAAACGATCCCTATAGCGATACTTTGCTTTAAGAATGGCTTTTGAATAAAGCTGCTGGAAGCTCCCACAAGCTGCATCGTTCTTATTGAAAACCGCTTTGAGTAAACTGCCAAACGGATAAAGTTATAAATCAGAACTACAGCAATGATTAATAAAAAAACGGATACACCGATAAATATCAAACTTATTTTTCCAATATTTTTAGTGACACCATAAAGAATTGACTTATCATATACGATATCCTGTACAATAGATTCTTTTTTGAGTTTATTTTCTATTGTTTCGAGTCCTTCAATACTTACAAATGAAGACTTAAAGCGAATATCATAGGCATCAAAAAGTGGATTAAAATCCAAAATTCCGATAATATCTTCTCCTAAGTTCTTTTTCATCTCTACGGCAGCATCCTCTTTGCTCACGTATCTGACTTCTTTTACACCTGTGAGATTTTTGACCTTTTTTTCAAAAGACTTTTTTGCCAATGGTTTAGCATCTTGCTTTACGAAAACTGTGAATACAATTTCTTCCTTGATGTCTTGAGAAAATTTTTGGGCAGAAAACATAAAATTCACCCAAAGCAAAAGCATCAATAACAAAATAGTACTACTCACCACCACAATGATGGATGCCCAAGTAACTCGTTTGGATGTTCTTTTGGATGTTTTCATATTATTATGCTTCTTCTATTAATTCAAACTCAAAGAGTGCTGTAAGCTTGTCTATAAGTTTTTCGGCTACTTCTTTCATATCTACTTTTTTTCTCAGTTCGATATCTAAAGAAGTCACCGCCTTATCTGTTATACCACATGGGATGATATTATTAAAATACTTCAGATCGGTATTTATATTAAATGCCAATCCATGCATGGTAACCCAGCGACTTGCACGTACGCCCATGGCACAAATTTTTCTGGCATTGAGTGTTCCCACATCTAGCCAAACTCCTGTTTCTCCCTCACTCCTTTCTGCAGAAATTCCGTAGTCTGCTAAAGTTTGAATAACAGCCTCTTCTAGGAATCGTAAATATTTATGGATATCTGTAAAATAATTATCCAAATCGATAATAGGGTAAATAACTATTTGCCCAGGTCCATGATAGGTAATATCACCACCACGATTTATTTTAAAAAATGTAGCGCCTGCTTCCTTTAGTTGTTCATTGTTTATCAACAAGTGATTGAGATGTCCACTTTTTCCTAAGGTATAAACATGAGGATGCTCACAAAGCAACAAATGCCCTGGTGTAGGCTTTTGTTGTTCTGTGGGTAGTTTTCTATTTGCAGATTTTTGATCTACAATTTCTTTAAAAAGTTTTTCTTGTAAATCCCAGGCTTCTTGATATTCAATTTTCCCTAGATTTTTGAAATAGACTTTCTTCATGTGCTTTATTAAGACTTTCCTAATTCTGATTTTAAATAATCAATCACATTGACTTCTACAGGATCAACTTCATTCATTTCTGAAAGAAAAACTGAAACCCAATCTCCTAAATGAATCCAAAACCAAGTGTTTTCTAGTTGGTTTTTACCCGTAGAATACATCACTTTTGTTTCAGCGTATTTAGAAATTATTTCGTTGTTCAAACTAAATCTTGTTGTATTTCTTGGATGATCTAATTCATTTTGCATAAACAAAACAGCCAAATCTGGATGATCTTCTGTCCACCCTACTAGCTCATTATGGTTCATTTCTGGTACAATGTGGTGCCAGCATAACATTTTTGAGTTTTCATTTATTTGTTGACGGAATCTTTCTGTTACTCCTGCAAATTTATCAACTCCATAAAGTACGGGTTTCTTTTTGTAAAAATACTTTGCTAATTCTAAGGCTTGTTCTTTGATACTGTTTTGTTCTGCTTGAACATATTCAACAGCTTCACGCCACATATTTTCAACATCTAAATCGATGAATCCATATTTTTTTAAACCAAAAATTAACTGACCTATAGAGTAGGTAAGCATCGCACGAGGAGAATTTCCTCCTGGCACTTGGATATAATCCAATCCTAATTCTTTTGATTTCTCAATAACTTGTCCTCCTGAGCTCACACAAAAGATATGTGCTTTTTTCTCCAGTGCTTCGTTCATGCATATTACGGTTTCTTCTGTATTTCCTGAATAAGATGAAACAACAACTAAGGTATTCTCATTTACAAAAGCAGGTAATTCATACCCCTTATTGAGCGTAATAGGAATATTAACGGTGTTATAAGTTAAATCTTTTACAATTCCTCCTCCAATACCAGATCCTCCTAAACCTGTTATTACTATATTTTGAATCCCATTATTGGGTTTTACATCAATTTTTTGAGCAATCTCAAAAGCTTCATTAAGCTGGTAAACAAATGATTCTACTAATTTTTTCATAAAGCAATGTTTCTCGAAACGCAATTTACAAATTCTTACTAAACTTCTTTGGTGTAAAATCGCATTCTTAAATAAATTTTACAATAAAATAACCCAACGAAGATAATTCAAAATATTGGGAATACTGAAGAAATCCATTGGTTTTTTATTGGTCAAAAAACTCAGGATATCAATGAAAATAAAGGGTTTTTAAAAAGGCCGTTCTGAAGTATTTATCCCAATTGAAGAGTCTACCTCACTGATCGTAAAATTAAAAATGACTCTACTTTTTGAGTTTCTAAGCAATTATGCCATTGAAAATATTTTCAGACTCCCCATTAATCAAAAAAATGAACATCTTTTTGAGATTTATAACACGTATTCTTCCTCAATAATTTTCGTAATTTTGAGGTTCAATTTTTAAACCAAAAGAAAATGTATCCAGAAGAATTAGTAGCTCCAATGCGTCAAGAATTAGTTGATGCTGGTTTTACAGAACTAAAGACAACAGAAGCTGTTGACAATATATTAGGACAAAAAGAAGGAACCACATTGGTCTTAGTAAATTCCGTTTGTGGATGTGCTGCTGCCAATGCAAGACCTGCAGTAATTGCCTCTTCTAAACACGCAAAAACTCCCGACAATTTTGTTACTGTTTTTGCAGGACAAGATGGCGAAGCTACCGCTCAAGCAAGAAAGTATATGCTTCCTTTCCCTCCTTCATCTCCTTCAATTGCTTTGTTTAAAGATGGAGAATTGGTTCACTTTTTAGAAAGACACCATATTGAGGGTAGAGATGCTTCTTTAATTTGCAATAATCTAACTGAAGCTTTTGACGAGCTTTAGGATGTTATTCTTTAATATTTTTTCAAACTCTCTCTATTAATTTAGAGGGAGTTTATTTTTTTAGAGAAATTTCTTGAAGCCTATCTACTACTTGTTCTAAAACAGGGATATCAAAGCACTCAACATAACTATCGATTTTATAATATCCGTTATTAATCAATTCTTTAGTTTGATGATAATTCTCAATTGCTTGAATAGTATCTTTTGTTTTTCGAAGTGCCTCAGCTTTCCAATAATACGCCGCTGCGCATTTATCATAATACTGAATCGCCAAATCGTAATCTTTTATGGCTAAATCCAAAGAATCCATTTTAGCATAAGAAATCCCCCGATATAAAAAAGTGTAAGGGTCCACCATCTTTCCTTCATCTTGTATTACTTTAGAAAATTCTTGAGTAGCTTCTTCAAATCGTCCC
This window contains:
- a CDS encoding T9SS type A sorting domain-containing protein, encoding MKKLLLTMFAMVSMVTFAQKDVEVIMFSPTGNTTYNVGDTILMRGGVINTGTVDLDTNTVFNYGLEMGPYYFNIGQNNTRYRNVRFANTLTVGDTFALPAHFVIADQNIADSVSVHWQICKDVVLFELVQPVDTLARITETDNNNNKACSKLYNVEVSEVYYAQVDVYPNPVQDVLNINITNDAAILEISDMSGRVVKTVDVVNGVNQVDVSELASGNYVFTLNANYRIMARGKFSK
- a CDS encoding peptidoglycan DD-metalloendopeptidase family protein; the encoded protein is MKRLSYKLLTLVLAILLNSSWAIGQNKQSLKNELQSIQKELTRINKQLKENKKERRSFEQNLKLIKDKVGYRKKLINTIVKELSVLEYQIKTKEKNIKTSKQSLDVLKKDFATTLQSLQKQSKNSNNWVFIFNSKNLQDAYKRYYYLKQYGDYRKNQKKALIEEQNKLQQKILVLNKKVNEKEALKEKNQQAKQELVSDQKELNKLLSKNKKQEQDLYAQYLKKKKQRDSLNKKIREIIAAERAKRKKKPKKSGKKAVDYLDLPETKLVSSRFEKNKGILPWPVSKGRIKNRFGKHRHPTLPNIFQTFNGIEISTNEKESVKSVFGGKVSSVIVLPNGTKGVIIRHGKYVTIYANLKDTSVKRGQKVKARQIIGSVFGTKAQEAVLNFQIWKENKKGETKVNPEHWLKKK
- a CDS encoding ABC transporter permease, with the translated sequence MWLRNLVNIIKEAFNFATYSLIAHKLRTSLSLFGIIIGIFSVVIIFAIVDSLERNIQNDIEQIGKDVIFVKKMSFFDIKTRADFIKQKGRPALSISEAKKLEKLCTSVEAISFLAGEEGITIKTPKTSVENVVVMGVTQNFSQTSTINVEEGRYFSELEQNTAGNVAIISKEISDILYPIRGALSQEVHYRGKKYTIIGILKRQGKSMFNQNGGSMLYLPAKTLGKIINLESDRFDASYIAKPKEGVSLTLLKSEIEQKYRSIRKLKPYQKNNFSTISSEMIQEMIGPVFAIMNSVGGIIGLFALLVGTFGISNIMSVSVKERTGEIGIQKALGAPKIYILIQFLFESIILSFLGGVLSLLFVQLVFNYSNNHLDIPFNLILSNNNVYLGIIISLIVGVLSGVFPAAKAANMHPVKAIASK
- a CDS encoding tetratricopeptide repeat protein translates to MTKEALYHIFRPLSNSFGKGLLVYLLLGVSTPSFSQKTTFKSQKDKINFENQFFASLDHKVKGDLEERETILKTASEQFSEMAVIDFELSKLNISKNDFGKALEYAEKAEKKEAKNIWYKIHLADLYNHEYLYSKEEKLREQIVHKFPQSTLHLGNYIECLKLNKKYQKAIEQIKIFEENFGQDLLTTKEKVSLYKTLGKEDKALESIEKLVSKIPNNTEYQSFLADYYFKLGKLEQAKNIFENILKQNPENGNAALGLFRYYYNKKEIENTDKYLLQAIKSKELNEQERNTVIEYYRHAVQKGTKSNKEFQTIVNIFLEQSPENFTLYELKGDLMKNVSEKNHWYKKALEKEENINLYGKVIISNLVEFELQEAYDFSQKAIESYSYVPNTYLWKALACQGLEKNNEGLNTLIEGLDFITDETDIAFRMHSLAAELASILSKNKIVLSHYEQALALKPNDATTLNNYSYFLAQNNQELNKALKLIEKALESHKISPSFLDTYGYVFYKMGKKEKALEQFLNAKKAKRAFDFDIEIQIANCYIDLQKTAEAKKQLNFMKENTENAHQLAEIEQKIKNL
- a CDS encoding undecaprenyl-diphosphate phosphatase: MELLEAIILGIIQGLTEFLPVSSSGHIELAKAIFGTTLDEDKNLLFTIILHFATALSTVVVFRKDILDIFKGLLKFENNESFQFSLKVVLSMIPAASVGVFLEEYFDKAFAGNLPLIGLMLIITAVLLYFADKAKDTGKPVSTKDAIIIGVSQAIAILPGISRSGATISTSVLLGNDRAKAARFSFLMVIPLILGAMLKKALDLNSSHIEVDYAYLGVGFIAAFFTGLLACNWMIKLVKNSKLVYFSVYCLIVGLIALLYSLA
- a CDS encoding glycosyltransferase yields the protein MERTLIASLNWGLGHATRCVPIIEKELENKNQEVIIASSGVALEFLLNRFPDIPFIDLPDYQIRYHKNFPVWLSIVFQFPRIVKTVYNEHRSLKALNKQLQFSKIISDNRYGIWLQGVPSNMLIHQVNISTKWRLIDRVVNGIHQKYLREYFDELWVPDFKEEQTSLGGYLTHGHFPHLKINYIGPLSHLNQKEVSIPKKEGKRIFVLISGNEPKRTRFEKRVLKVMDNEELLNEIDTIVVAGGKVGKSKKSKKNQVKSSKIQYHAFMNADELAAELTNSDIIICRSGYSSLMDIYPFLKQKKIILIPTPGQTEQEYLAEYWAEKNPNVVWIPEYQVSKKLIVNISDSSELVRL
- a CDS encoding DUF4292 domain-containing protein: MSLLSLLAFESCNIFKSKEKKEREKIYVKFEELNKKLTENHKAFKTLEIKGKLVAKKPIGITLRQTMRIQNNEKIWISATFLGMEVLRAKIDQKEISLLDKKNKKNYVLNFEKWNKKYHTNYNIQHFQKLILGQILNPISKNSSYEINDNSFKISQANEHLKMTYFIENAILNSQSFADFKGKMSASFQYSDNFIEGFIPEESLFELQTKSIYKGSLVSQSVKVDSEISMPFKVSSKYEKIEL
- a CDS encoding DUF3098 domain-containing protein, translated to MENQENNTPLFGKRNYQLLFLGLIITAIGFILMIGGGSEDGVSFNEDIFSFRRITLAPIIILVGLVVKVVAVLKNFDNKK
- a CDS encoding Crp/Fnr family transcriptional regulator, which translates into the protein MKISSSSIPSCDNCKHKKHSVFADLRKDEVDQLSTIKSCGFYKKGQILFQEESRIPGVYCIHNGKVKLSRIGVEGKEQIIRFAKTSDMIGYKSMLCDEPLSVTATALDDTSVCFIPKSFIFNTIASNNMFSRKIMEIACHEIGEANKIITNLAQKTVRERLAEVLLILEATFGNNEENYLDIKLTREEIASFVGTATESVIRLLSELKKDEIIELKGKNIRILKPNKLARIGNVYD